A window of the Burkholderia sp. 9120 genome harbors these coding sequences:
- a CDS encoding phosphatidate cytidylyltransferase — MRTAFWELVAGLTGFLAIASVIGGLLAWRDGGRSTTIANLNQRIRAWWGMIAIMAIAIGLGSTATYIVFAFVSYMALREFITLTPTSPSDHTTLFICFFIAIPVQYLLLWVNWYGMFSIFVPVHLFITLSLVSALTQDTHEFLSRSSKIHWALMVCVYGLSHAPALLILDIPGYQGENALLLFFFLLVVQISDVFQYVVGKLFGKRKIAPKLSPSKTVEGFIGGGLLATLSGAALYRITPFSFGAAFLMSLAIVLAGFVGGLVLSAVKRSLGAKDWGSMIAGHGGALDRVDSICFAAPVFFHLVRYLYVN, encoded by the coding sequence ATGAGAACCGCGTTCTGGGAACTCGTGGCCGGCCTGACCGGCTTTCTGGCGATCGCTTCGGTGATCGGCGGCCTGCTCGCCTGGCGCGACGGCGGCCGCAGCACGACCATCGCCAATCTGAATCAGCGGATTCGCGCGTGGTGGGGAATGATCGCGATCATGGCGATCGCGATCGGCCTGGGGTCGACCGCCACTTACATCGTGTTCGCCTTCGTGTCGTATATGGCGCTGCGCGAATTCATCACGCTGACGCCCACTTCGCCGAGCGATCACACCACGCTGTTTATCTGCTTCTTCATTGCCATTCCGGTGCAGTACCTGCTGCTATGGGTGAACTGGTACGGCATGTTCTCGATCTTCGTGCCGGTGCATCTGTTCATCACGTTGTCGCTGGTGTCCGCGCTCACGCAGGACACGCATGAGTTCCTCAGCCGCAGTTCGAAGATTCATTGGGCGTTGATGGTGTGCGTCTACGGTCTGAGTCACGCGCCCGCGCTGCTGATTCTGGATATTCCCGGCTATCAGGGCGAAAACGCGCTGTTGCTGTTCTTCTTCCTGCTGGTGGTGCAGATCAGCGACGTGTTTCAGTACGTGGTCGGCAAGCTGTTCGGCAAACGCAAGATCGCGCCGAAGCTGAGTCCTTCGAAAACCGTCGAGGGGTTTATCGGCGGCGGGCTGCTCGCTACGTTGTCGGGGGCGGCGCTTTACCGGATCACGCCGTTCAGTTTCGGCGCGGCGTTTCTGATGTCGCTCGCTATCGTGCTGGCGGGGTTCGTCGGCGGACTGGTGCTGTCCGCGGTGAAACGCTCGCTCGGGGCGAAAGACTGGGGGTCGATGATCGCCGGACACGGCGGTGCGCTCGATCGCGTCGATTCGATCTGCTTTGCCGCGCCGGTGTTTTTTCACCTGGTGCGGTATCTGTATGTGAATTGA
- a CDS encoding TIGR04222 domain-containing membrane protein, with amino-acid sequence MSAAQCALIERLDAYSLDAPNVVLPYSVRLAQREGWSSDHTAAVIAEYKRFTFLAVSTGQVATPSKAVDAAWHLHLEYTREYWDVFCAQVLGVPLHHTPGNGSPGEAEGYARAYAQTLDDYQRLFGTEPPAAVWPRLPSRASAAQIAEPDDAKSHAAHTEHKDHTDHVTTRLARRWSAYRERRLPLSGLAWLTAAVATYAYAGDFTTIDFNVLNYAGRDFLQFYLALCFGVLLLIYWAQKFEHRRRTWGVHGAPHAIRSMTPDQAAFLTGGVQRMARVATLALIDAGAISFSPFPSGKPSVKAENIAMAGRYASEWQWLRSRKDGRADYVAFRAQLMLQEKSFDAELIESGWLWKRGGMEGLLFVARALALCVAALGFAKIFVGMSRDRPVLLLVIGVILFALAYVIVMKRLPGLGRSGPTKGGQQALAECSARFAAAWSLSGQQGQQKQAGQPREQSASNDAGLSDALLWRTALLGVGALSGTAWATYERALNVPAVVSSSGSGGDADSSRCSSSSCSSSSCSSSSSCSSSSCGGCSNN; translated from the coding sequence ATGAGCGCCGCCCAATGCGCGCTGATCGAACGCCTCGACGCGTATTCGCTCGACGCGCCGAACGTCGTGCTACCGTACAGCGTGCGCCTCGCGCAGCGCGAAGGCTGGTCGAGCGACCATACCGCCGCGGTGATCGCCGAATACAAGCGCTTCACGTTTCTCGCGGTGTCGACGGGGCAAGTCGCGACGCCGTCCAAAGCGGTGGATGCCGCGTGGCATCTGCACCTCGAATACACCCGGGAGTACTGGGACGTCTTTTGCGCTCAGGTGTTGGGCGTGCCGCTGCATCACACGCCGGGCAATGGCTCGCCCGGCGAGGCGGAGGGTTATGCGCGGGCTTACGCACAAACGCTCGACGACTACCAGCGCCTGTTCGGCACGGAGCCGCCCGCGGCGGTCTGGCCGCGTTTGCCGTCGCGGGCTAGCGCCGCGCAGATTGCTGAGCCGGACGATGCAAAGTCACACGCCGCGCACACAGAGCACAAAGACCACACAGACCACGTCACCACCCGTCTAGCACGCCGCTGGAGCGCCTACCGCGAGCGCCGCTTGCCGCTCAGCGGCCTGGCCTGGCTCACGGCCGCCGTTGCCACATACGCGTACGCGGGCGACTTCACCACCATCGATTTCAACGTCCTGAACTACGCAGGACGAGACTTCCTGCAGTTCTATCTGGCACTGTGTTTCGGTGTTCTGCTGCTGATCTACTGGGCGCAAAAATTCGAACACCGTCGACGCACATGGGGCGTCCACGGCGCGCCTCACGCGATCCGCTCGATGACGCCCGACCAGGCCGCGTTCCTCACCGGCGGTGTGCAACGCATGGCCCGCGTCGCGACGCTCGCGCTAATCGATGCCGGCGCGATCAGCTTTTCGCCTTTCCCGAGCGGAAAGCCCTCCGTGAAGGCCGAGAATATCGCCATGGCTGGCCGTTATGCGTCGGAGTGGCAATGGTTGCGGTCAAGAAAAGACGGACGGGCCGATTACGTGGCGTTCCGCGCGCAATTGATGCTGCAGGAAAAATCGTTCGACGCGGAGTTGATCGAAAGCGGCTGGCTATGGAAGCGCGGCGGCATGGAGGGTTTGCTGTTCGTCGCGCGTGCGCTGGCGCTGTGTGTGGCGGCACTCGGCTTCGCGAAGATTTTCGTCGGCATGAGCCGTGACCGGCCGGTCTTGCTGCTGGTGATCGGCGTAATCCTGTTTGCGCTTGCCTATGTGATCGTCATGAAGCGGCTGCCGGGCTTGGGCCGCAGCGGGCCGACGAAGGGCGGCCAGCAGGCGCTCGCCGAGTGCAGCGCGCGTTTTGCGGCGGCGTGGAGTCTGTCGGGGCAGCAGGGCCAGCAGAAACAAGCGGGCCAACCCCGCGAGCAGAGCGCATCGAACGACGCAGGTTTATCCGACGCCTTGCTGTGGCGCACTGCGCTACTCGGTGTCGGGGCGCTGTCTGGCACGGCATGGGCCACCTATGAGCGCGCCCTCAACGTGCCGGCGGTGGTGAGCAGCAGCGGTTCTGGCGGCGACGCAGACAGCAGCAGGTGCAGCTCCAGCAGTTGCAGTTCGAGCAGTTGCAGCAGTTCCAGCAGTTGCAGTTCAAGTAGCTGCGGCGGTTGCTCTAACAACTAA
- a CDS encoding double zinc ribbon family protein, with amino-acid sequence MAISSDSLTRPARLLQLASWAIAIVFAVFLNMLGSLVIRDMAFAPRGGPPAIEQFADVPAKARLDAAKRDLQAQHDTLDEKAQTLEVAHRRAVKDYADARESFRNWLATRSVTGDGTRDPDLQARTRKLDALQAVAIVWQHQIDALDDQQRALAARQAQLDTQSANADAAAERRFDEATRHYELQVFGLRLALTLPILLIGIWLFIRYRKARYWPFVYGFGLFALSAFFIELVPYLPDFGGYVRVLVGIALTVFAGLYMMRAFQRYAERKRIELQQDQGERARAIGYDKAVRSLEKKRCPSCDKQWNLGGDDSTFCVHCGLKLFNLCACLGRNFFFFPHCHQCGAAQDNAAPASEAGASPHTQ; translated from the coding sequence ATGGCAATCTCCAGCGATAGCCTGACCCGTCCGGCGCGGCTCCTGCAACTCGCTTCCTGGGCGATCGCGATCGTGTTCGCCGTGTTTCTGAATATGCTCGGCAGCCTCGTGATCCGCGACATGGCCTTCGCGCCGCGCGGCGGCCCGCCAGCGATCGAGCAATTTGCGGACGTCCCGGCTAAAGCGCGGCTGGACGCAGCGAAACGCGACCTGCAGGCGCAGCACGACACGCTGGATGAGAAGGCGCAAACGCTCGAGGTGGCGCATCGCCGCGCTGTCAAAGACTACGCGGACGCGCGAGAAAGTTTCCGCAACTGGCTGGCCACCCGCTCGGTAACGGGCGACGGCACGCGCGACCCGGACCTGCAGGCGCGCACGCGCAAGCTGGACGCTTTGCAGGCGGTGGCGATCGTCTGGCAGCATCAGATCGATGCGCTCGACGACCAGCAACGCGCGCTGGCAGCCAGGCAGGCGCAGTTGGACACGCAAAGCGCCAATGCGGACGCGGCAGCCGAACGCCGCTTCGACGAGGCGACGCGGCACTATGAATTGCAGGTGTTCGGTCTGCGGCTTGCGCTAACGCTGCCGATTCTGCTGATCGGGATCTGGCTGTTCATCCGCTACCGCAAAGCGCGTTACTGGCCGTTCGTCTACGGTTTCGGCCTGTTTGCGTTGAGCGCGTTTTTTATCGAACTGGTCCCGTATCTGCCTGACTTCGGCGGCTATGTGCGGGTGCTGGTCGGCATCGCGCTGACCGTGTTCGCCGGGCTGTACATGATGAGGGCGTTCCAGCGCTACGCCGAGCGCAAGCGTATCGAGTTGCAGCAGGATCAGGGCGAGCGGGCACGCGCCATCGGCTATGACAAGGCGGTTCGCTCGCTGGAAAAGAAGCGCTGCCCGTCATGCGACAAACAATGGAATCTCGGCGGCGACGACTCCACGTTCTGCGTGCATTGCGGACTGAAGCTCTTCAATCTATGCGCATGCCTCGGCCGGAATTTCTTCTTCTTTCCGCATTGCCACCAATGCGGAGCCGCGCAGGACAATGCGGCGCCGGCTTCCGAGGCTGGCGCGTCGCCGCACACTCAATAG
- the rffA gene encoding dTDP-4-amino-4,6-dideoxygalactose transaminase: MTAPSFAIPFNRPYMTGKELTYITQAHSQGHLAGDGPFTERCHTMLEEGTGSLQALLTHSCTAALEMAALLLDLQPGDEIIMPSYTFVSTANAFALRGAVPVFVDIRQDTLNLDERLVEAAITPRTRAIAVVHYAGVACEMDTLLAIAERHGLFVIEDAAQGVMATYKGRTLGALGQLGAYSFHETKNVISGEGGALLVNREDLRLRAEIIREKGTDRSRFFRGEVDKYTWQSIGSSFLPSELTAAFLCAQLEEATDLTRRRLALWDNYHTLLSRLETAGALRRPVIPSECAHNGHMYYVILDKAADRQHVLSSLKAKGIHAVFHYVPLHSAPGGQRLGRSHGPLPVTDDMASRLIRLPLWIGLTNDQQMHVVDALARAIENVGGM; encoded by the coding sequence ATGACTGCTCCTTCATTCGCGATTCCGTTCAATCGTCCGTACATGACGGGCAAAGAATTAACGTACATCACGCAGGCGCACTCACAAGGGCACCTCGCTGGCGACGGACCGTTCACCGAACGGTGTCACACCATGCTGGAGGAAGGCACAGGATCGCTGCAGGCCTTGCTCACCCACTCATGCACGGCCGCGCTTGAGATGGCTGCGCTGTTGCTGGACCTGCAACCCGGCGATGAGATCATCATGCCGTCGTACACGTTCGTGTCGACGGCCAATGCATTCGCCTTGCGCGGTGCGGTGCCGGTATTTGTCGATATCAGACAGGACACACTCAATCTCGATGAACGGCTGGTCGAGGCGGCGATCACGCCGCGAACCCGCGCGATCGCCGTGGTCCACTACGCGGGCGTGGCGTGTGAAATGGACACCTTGCTGGCCATTGCCGAACGCCATGGCCTTTTCGTCATCGAAGACGCTGCTCAAGGCGTGATGGCGACTTACAAGGGTCGGACGTTAGGGGCACTGGGCCAGCTCGGCGCGTACAGTTTTCACGAGACAAAGAACGTTATCAGCGGTGAAGGCGGGGCTCTGCTTGTCAATCGTGAAGATTTGCGCCTGCGGGCTGAAATCATTCGTGAGAAAGGCACTGACCGCAGCCGCTTTTTCCGCGGCGAGGTCGACAAATACACCTGGCAGTCGATCGGTTCTTCTTTCTTGCCGAGCGAACTGACTGCGGCGTTTCTATGCGCGCAACTCGAAGAGGCCACGGATCTCACGCGTCGCCGGCTTGCGCTCTGGGATAACTATCACACGTTGCTTTCCCGGCTTGAGACGGCCGGGGCGTTAAGGCGCCCGGTTATTCCCTCCGAGTGCGCACACAACGGCCATATGTACTACGTGATTCTGGACAAGGCGGCCGACCGGCAGCACGTTCTGAGTTCGCTGAAGGCTAAGGGCATTCACGCTGTGTTTCACTATGTTCCGCTTCATTCGGCGCCGGGCGGTCAACGCCTCGGACGATCGCACGGCCCACTTCCCGTAACGGACGACATGGCCAGCCGTCTGATCCGCCTGCCATTGTGGATCGGCCTGACGAACGACCAGCAAATGCATGTCGTAGACGCACTTGCCCGAGCCATCGAGAACGTCGGCGGCATGTAA
- a CDS encoding class I SAM-dependent methyltransferase produces the protein MNDAWHCDACGATAPTVEGVLSLSPTLSNATSGFRPEYFERLAEVEERNFWFRARNRLIVWAASPYMTPAAHFCEVGCGTGYVLAGLANAFPATKFSATEIYADALAFASRRVPHASFYQMDARHIPFDGEFNVMGAFDVLEHIEEDERVLAEMHRALAPEGQLIITVPQHPFMWSQQDEQVCHVRRYRAAEMRQKLQNAGYTVRLMTSFVSLLFPLMYLTRRRPRVDDADYDMTADLRLGRLTNGILEGAMSLESAFIRRGLRIPFGGSLLIVAQKNR, from the coding sequence GTGAACGACGCGTGGCATTGCGACGCTTGCGGCGCAACCGCGCCTACGGTGGAGGGTGTTCTTTCTTTGAGTCCGACCCTGTCGAATGCGACTAGTGGCTTTCGTCCGGAATATTTCGAGCGCCTTGCCGAAGTGGAGGAGCGCAACTTCTGGTTCCGGGCGCGCAATCGGCTCATCGTCTGGGCCGCGTCGCCATACATGACGCCCGCCGCGCACTTCTGCGAGGTCGGCTGCGGCACGGGCTACGTGCTGGCGGGACTCGCCAACGCATTTCCGGCCACGAAATTCTCCGCAACGGAAATCTACGCGGACGCTCTGGCGTTTGCTTCCCGGCGCGTGCCGCACGCTTCGTTCTATCAAATGGATGCGCGGCACATTCCGTTCGACGGCGAATTCAACGTGATGGGCGCATTCGACGTGCTCGAACACATTGAAGAGGACGAGCGCGTCCTCGCGGAAATGCATCGTGCCCTCGCACCAGAAGGGCAGTTGATCATTACCGTCCCACAGCATCCATTCATGTGGAGTCAACAGGACGAGCAGGTTTGCCACGTGAGGCGTTACCGCGCTGCGGAAATGCGTCAGAAGTTGCAGAACGCCGGGTACACCGTCCGATTGATGACGTCGTTCGTCAGTCTGCTGTTTCCGCTGATGTATCTGACCCGGCGGCGTCCCCGCGTCGACGATGCCGATTACGACATGACGGCCGACCTTCGGCTCGGCCGCTTGACCAACGGTATTCTTGAAGGCGCAATGAGCCTCGAAAGCGCATTTATACGGCGGGGCCTGCGCATACCATTTGGTGGCTCCCTGCTGATTGTTGCCCAAAAGAACCGCTGA
- a CDS encoding GtrA family protein, with protein MQTSRQLARFVIVGIASNAVLYVLYLLATSMGIGHKVAMTGLFALGIGQTFFFNKKWSFQHSGQNGSTFIRYLAAYCAAYGINLVAMMIFVDRYHVSDRLVQAVMIVVVAAFMFVAQRLWVFPASSRSFVEQE; from the coding sequence ATGCAGACAAGCAGGCAACTGGCAAGATTCGTGATAGTTGGCATCGCCTCCAACGCCGTTCTATATGTGCTGTATCTCTTGGCCACGAGTATGGGTATTGGGCACAAAGTCGCAATGACCGGCCTGTTCGCGCTAGGAATCGGTCAAACCTTCTTCTTTAACAAGAAATGGTCGTTCCAGCACAGCGGGCAGAATGGATCGACATTCATTCGCTATCTTGCGGCTTATTGCGCCGCCTACGGCATCAACCTGGTGGCAATGATGATATTCGTGGATCGCTATCATGTTTCAGATCGACTCGTGCAAGCCGTCATGATTGTTGTGGTCGCCGCTTTCATGTTTGTCGCACAACGCCTATGGGTCTTCCCGGCATCCAGCCGGTCTTTTGTGGAACAGGAATGA
- a CDS encoding formyltransferase family protein, with amino-acid sequence MKKLTLFLMTKKGYTLLADLIAQFHPLFELVVIGRDASLDNDYHDEIAGLCEQYGLRTRERTPELTIDTDFAMAVSWRWMIDFPAERLIVFHDSLLPRYRGFNPLVSCLINGEEQIGVTALQGAEQYDAGPILAQSSTRIQYPCTIARAVDLVAANYRETAECVLRQLAGGGPLTAIPQDESLASFSLWRDDEDYWMQWERPATWLARFVDAVGSPYKGAHTLVNGESARVLAAQPLPDVRVENREAGKVIWMEDACPVVVCGEGLLRVTELIDGETGASLLPLERFRTRFG; translated from the coding sequence GTGAAAAAGCTCACACTCTTCCTGATGACGAAGAAGGGCTATACGCTGCTTGCCGATCTCATCGCGCAATTTCACCCCTTGTTCGAACTCGTGGTGATCGGCCGGGACGCTTCACTGGACAACGATTACCACGACGAAATTGCCGGCCTGTGCGAGCAATATGGATTGCGCACGCGCGAACGCACGCCCGAGCTCACGATCGACACTGATTTCGCAATGGCCGTTTCGTGGCGCTGGATGATTGATTTTCCGGCCGAGCGGCTGATTGTTTTCCATGATTCGCTGTTGCCGCGCTATCGTGGATTCAATCCGCTTGTATCCTGCCTGATCAACGGCGAGGAACAGATCGGCGTCACCGCGTTGCAGGGCGCAGAACAATACGACGCGGGGCCGATACTCGCGCAGTCGAGTACGCGCATCCAGTACCCCTGCACGATCGCCCGTGCCGTCGATCTCGTTGCCGCGAACTACCGCGAGACAGCGGAATGCGTGCTGCGGCAATTGGCGGGTGGTGGCCCGCTTACAGCGATTCCCCAGGATGAGAGCCTGGCGAGCTTCAGTCTCTGGCGAGACGACGAAGATTACTGGATGCAGTGGGAGCGCCCGGCGACCTGGTTGGCTCGCTTTGTCGATGCGGTGGGCTCACCCTACAAGGGCGCTCATACGCTGGTCAACGGTGAATCCGCGCGCGTACTCGCCGCGCAACCATTGCCGGATGTTCGGGTTGAAAACCGCGAAGCTGGAAAAGTGATCTGGATGGAAGATGCCTGTCCCGTCGTGGTTTGCGGTGAAGGCCTGCTTCGCGTGACTGAACTGATCGACGGTGAGACCGGCGCATCGTTGCTGCCGCTCGAACGCTTTCGCACGCGTTTCGGATAG
- a CDS encoding glycosyltransferase family 2 protein: protein MQGISVVVPVYRSAATLQPLVERLMPVLQRAAERHEIIFVEDGGLDTSWTVIEALAASHPQVKGIRLSRNYGQHNALLCGIRAANYPVVVTLDDDLQHPPEEIPRLLAQLEAGFDVVYGAPEREQHSFLRDKASIVTKIALQNAMGAQTARHVSAFRAFRTGLRDAFVAYQSPFVSIDVLLTWGTTRFTHVMVRHDPRAVGVSNYTLRKLFTHAMNMVTGFSTVPLQIASFVGFGFTAFGIVLFCYVLARYFIDRTTVPGFPFLASIIAIFSGAQLFALGMIGEYLARMHFRSMGRPAYAIASVLNRSEEQVAPNRVEGAVK, encoded by the coding sequence ATGCAAGGAATTTCCGTTGTCGTCCCCGTATACCGCTCCGCAGCAACGCTTCAGCCTTTGGTCGAGCGGCTGATGCCCGTCCTTCAGCGGGCCGCGGAACGCCATGAAATTATCTTCGTGGAAGATGGCGGACTCGACACGTCCTGGACCGTAATAGAAGCGCTCGCGGCAAGTCATCCGCAGGTAAAGGGCATCCGGCTCAGCCGGAATTATGGTCAACACAACGCGCTGCTGTGTGGCATCCGGGCAGCAAACTACCCGGTGGTCGTCACGCTGGACGACGACTTGCAGCATCCTCCAGAGGAAATCCCGCGACTCCTCGCCCAACTCGAGGCTGGATTTGACGTCGTCTACGGTGCACCCGAACGCGAGCAGCACAGTTTTCTGCGCGACAAGGCGTCGATCGTCACCAAAATCGCGCTGCAGAATGCAATGGGCGCGCAGACCGCGCGCCACGTCAGCGCATTTCGTGCGTTCCGTACTGGTTTGCGGGACGCTTTCGTCGCGTACCAAAGCCCGTTCGTGTCGATCGACGTTCTCCTGACATGGGGCACCACGCGCTTCACGCACGTCATGGTTCGGCACGATCCGCGCGCTGTCGGCGTGTCCAACTACACCCTTCGCAAGCTCTTCACCCATGCGATGAACATGGTGACCGGCTTCAGTACTGTGCCGCTGCAGATTGCCAGCTTTGTCGGCTTTGGTTTCACCGCCTTCGGAATTGTGCTGTTCTGTTACGTGCTTGCCCGCTACTTCATCGATCGGACCACTGTTCCCGGTTTCCCGTTTCTTGCGTCGATCATCGCCATCTTTTCCGGCGCCCAGTTGTTTGCGCTTGGCATGATCGGTGAATATCTGGCTCGCATGCACTTTCGCAGCATGGGTCGGCCCGCCTATGCGATTGCCAGCGTACTGAACCGTTCTGAAGAGCAGGTCGCGCCGAACCGCGTAGAGGGCGCGGTCAAGTGA
- a CDS encoding transglycosylase domain-containing protein, whose amino-acid sequence MTRLITPLLAALDKGLTRVNAPIARAMWHVRHPTRRGLAWAVAASPLLLVLYVLVLIPFTPSIGDIRKAKIEQPAQILSADGKLLAEFKPSNREWVKLKDISPNVVNALIATEDHRFYQHWGLDWRRTASAALHTFSGDRQGGSTITQQLARNLYPDEIGRAPTLTRKIKEAITAFKIEALYTKDEILETYLNTVPFLYNAYGIEMAARTYFDKSASDLTVLESATLTGMLKGNSYYNPVLNPERALQRRNTVLGQMVKYGKLTPAAFQTLQRKPLRIDFERQTEPPGPAPHFAQQLRKWLAAWADRNDYNLYADGLVVRTTIDSRLQTMATQAVTLQGNQLQGIANSAWGTRSGCSNGRDLLQTFLRETPEYQAAKSTGLSDADALKQVSSDRGFVQSLCETKTRVQADFLAMDPRNGQIRAWVGSRDFTQDPFDHVQQARRQPGSTFKPFVYAAAFEAGAKPTDTFVDKPVEIQLAGGEVWRPNDEDEPSDRSISLRDGLAFSRNRITAQLMETVGPNKVARLARAMGVRDSELDPVPSLALGTSPVTLKEMVSAYGTIANLGGYVEPVMVTRIENRKGDVLAEFAPVSPKQELPADADRMLIDIMRDVVNRGTGSSIRSRFGVRGDVAGKTGTTQGNADGWFILIHPQLVAGAWVGFNDSRVTLRSDYWGQGAHSALPIVGDFFQRAQRSKLVDSRVKFATEQEPGWFAERTGRLRDWFQQVLSSPEKPEAPVVTRNTTRRAAPAPAVVAGASTAASSGASVSSASSVSAASAAATEPRALPPLLGMPASASAPVAASGPVDGEARGNGEAASSPTPTPDDIGSPDTGGASANAPTGGNASP is encoded by the coding sequence TTGACGCGCCTGATCACCCCCCTCCTGGCGGCCTTGGACAAAGGCCTTACCCGAGTGAACGCGCCTATCGCGCGGGCCATGTGGCATGTGCGCCATCCGACCCGGCGCGGCCTCGCGTGGGCCGTTGCGGCCAGTCCGTTGCTGCTGGTGCTGTACGTGCTGGTGCTGATTCCGTTCACGCCCAGCATCGGCGATATTCGCAAGGCCAAGATCGAGCAGCCGGCGCAGATTCTGTCGGCGGACGGCAAGCTGCTGGCCGAATTCAAGCCGTCCAACCGCGAGTGGGTCAAGCTCAAGGACATTTCGCCGAACGTGGTGAACGCGCTGATCGCCACCGAAGATCACCGCTTCTACCAGCATTGGGGCCTCGACTGGCGCCGCACGGCATCGGCGGCGCTGCATACGTTTTCCGGCGACCGCCAGGGCGGCTCGACGATCACGCAGCAGCTCGCGCGCAATCTGTATCCGGACGAAATCGGCCGCGCGCCGACGCTGACCCGCAAGATCAAGGAAGCGATCACGGCCTTCAAGATCGAGGCGCTCTACACCAAGGACGAGATTCTCGAGACCTACCTGAACACGGTGCCGTTCCTCTATAACGCGTACGGCATCGAGATGGCGGCGCGCACCTATTTCGACAAATCGGCGTCCGACCTGACCGTGCTGGAAAGCGCGACGCTCACCGGCATGCTCAAGGGCAACAGCTACTACAACCCGGTGCTGAATCCCGAGCGCGCGTTGCAGCGGCGCAATACGGTGCTCGGTCAAATGGTCAAGTACGGCAAGCTGACGCCCGCCGCCTTTCAGACGCTGCAGCGCAAGCCGTTGCGGATCGATTTCGAGCGTCAGACCGAGCCGCCGGGCCCCGCGCCGCACTTCGCGCAACAGCTGCGCAAGTGGCTCGCCGCGTGGGCCGATCGCAACGACTACAACCTCTATGCCGACGGCCTCGTCGTGCGCACCACGATCGATTCGCGTCTGCAGACCATGGCCACCCAGGCGGTGACGCTGCAGGGCAACCAGTTGCAGGGCATCGCCAATTCGGCGTGGGGCACGCGCTCGGGCTGCTCGAACGGCCGTGATCTGTTGCAAACCTTCCTGCGCGAAACGCCGGAGTATCAGGCCGCGAAAAGCACCGGCCTGAGCGACGCGGACGCATTGAAGCAGGTCTCATCCGACCGCGGCTTCGTGCAGTCGCTGTGCGAAACCAAGACGCGCGTGCAAGCCGATTTTCTGGCGATGGACCCGCGTAACGGGCAGATCAGGGCATGGGTCGGCAGCCGCGACTTCACCCAGGACCCGTTCGATCACGTGCAGCAGGCACGTCGTCAACCGGGTTCGACTTTCAAGCCGTTCGTCTATGCGGCAGCCTTCGAAGCGGGCGCGAAGCCGACCGACACGTTCGTCGACAAGCCCGTTGAAATCCAGTTGGCCGGCGGCGAAGTCTGGCGTCCGAACGACGAGGACGAACCGAGCGACCGCTCGATCAGCCTGCGCGACGGTCTGGCGTTTTCGCGCAACCGCATCACCGCGCAACTGATGGAAACGGTCGGCCCGAACAAGGTCGCACGACTCGCCCGCGCGATGGGTGTGCGGGACAGCGAACTGGACCCGGTGCCGTCGCTCGCGCTGGGCACGAGCCCGGTCACGCTAAAAGAAATGGTCTCGGCCTACGGCACGATCGCCAACCTCGGCGGCTACGTGGAGCCGGTCATGGTCACGCGCATAGAAAACCGCAAGGGCGATGTGCTGGCCGAGTTCGCGCCGGTGTCGCCGAAACAGGAACTGCCCGCCGACGCGGACCGCATGCTGATCGACATCATGCGCGACGTCGTGAATCGGGGCACCGGATCGAGCATTCGCAGCCGCTTCGGCGTACGCGGGGATGTCGCGGGCAAGACGGGCACGACGCAGGGCAACGCGGACGGCTGGTTCATCCTGATTCATCCGCAACTCGTGGCGGGCGCGTGGGTCGGCTTCAACGACAGCCGCGTGACCTTGCGCAGCGACTACTGGGGGCAGGGAGCGCATAGCGCGCTGCCGATCGTCGGCGATTTCTTCCAGCGCGCGCAGCGCTCGAAGCTGGTGGACAGCCGCGTGAAGTTCGCGACGGAGCAGGAGCCGGGCTGGTTTGCCGAGCGCACCGGCCGCTTGCGTGACTGGTTCCAGCAGGTGTTGTCGTCGCCTGAAAAGCCTGAGGCGCCGGTCGTGACGCGCAATACGACGCGTCGTGCGGCGCCGGCGCCGGCGGTGGTGGCGGGGGCTTCGACGGCGGCGTCTTCAGGGGCTTCGGTGTCTTCGGCGTCTTCCGTATCGGCGGCGTCCGCTGCGGCGACCGAGCCGCGCGCGTTGCCGCCGTTGCTTGGCATGCCTGCATCGGCATCGGCGCCGGTGGCGGCGAGCGGACCGGTCGACGGCGAAGCGCGCGGCAATGGCGAAGCCGCTTCCTCGCCTACACCCACACCGGACGATATCGGGTCGCCGGACACGGGCGGCGCATCGGCGAATGCGCCGACGGGCGGTAATGCTTCACCTTGA